The Pseudomonadota bacterium genome includes the window CGGCGTAACCGGCCCCTGTTTGCGCGCCTGCGGGGTCCCCTACGATCTGCGGCGCGCGGAGCCCTACGGCATTTATTCGCGCTTCAGCTTCGAGATCCCGACGCAGAGCGCCGGTGATATCTTCGCGCGCTACCAGGTGCGCTTGGCCGAGATGGAACAGTCCTGTCGCATCATCGAGCAGGCGATCGCCGTGCTGCCCACCGGCCCCGTGATGCCGGAGAAGCCGAAGAAGCGCTTCAAGCCCGACGCCGGCGAGTCGTACTTCGCCGTCGAGTCGGCGCGCGGCCACTTCGGCATCTATATTGTCAGCGACGGGAGCGAGCAGCCCCTGCGTCTCAAGCTGCGCACGCCCTCGTTCTCTAACCTCTCGGCCCTTCCGGCTGTGCTCAAAGGCACGATGATCGCCGATACGGTGGCCATCCTCGGCAGCGTCGACGTCGTGCTCCCCGAGGTCGACCGATGAGTCTCGACGGGCCGTGGCCACATCGGGCGCTGATCACCGTGCTGACGGGCGCCGCGCTGATGGCCTATGTCGCCTTCAACGGCATGCTCCTCGTTTGGCTCGAGCGGAAGGTCTCGGCGCGCTTCCAGCGCCGGCTCGGTCCGACCGAGGTCGGCTGGGCCGGGTTGCTGCAGTCGGTCGCCGACGTCGTCAAGCTCTTGGCCAAGCAGCTGATCACGCCGCGGCACGTCGATGCTCCGCTCTATCATCTCGCGCCCGTGGTGGTCTTCGTGCCGGTGTTGGCCGGAATCTCGCTCTTTCCCTTCGACCAGCGGCTGCAGCTCCATGACTTCAACATCGGCTTGGTGCTGCTCTTCGCGCTGGCGGGCCTCGGCTTCCTCGGGATCTTCATGGCGGGCTGGGGCTCCAACAATAAGTACGCTCTGCTCGGAGCGATGCGCGCGGTGGCCCAGAATATCGCCTACGAGATCCCGTTGATCCTCTCGACGCTGCCCGTCGTGTTGCTGGCGCGAAGCATCAGCCTGCGGCAGATCGTCGAGGCCCAGCACCAGCTATGGTTCGTCCTGCTGCAGCCGGTCGGCTTCGCGATCTACTTCATCGCTGCCGTGGCCGAGACCAATCGCGCGCCCTTCGACATCCCGGAGGCGGAGAGCGAGCTGGTCGCCGGGTTCCATACCGAATACTCAGGGATGCGATTCGCGCTCTTCTTTCTCGCCGAATACACCAACATGACGATCGTCTGCATGATCGCCGCGACCCTCTTCCTCGGCGGCTATGTCGGCCCGGCCTGGCTGCCCTTGCCCGGCTGGGTCTGGTTCTTCGCCAAGGTCTACCTGCTGCTGCTGGTGATGATGTGGCTGCGCTGGACCTTTCCGCGCCTGCGCTTCGACCAGCTGATGAGCTTCGCCTGGGGCGTGCTGATCCCGCTGGCGATCGTCAACCTGCTGGCCACCGCGGTGGTGATCAAGGTGTGGCGATGAGCCTGCTTTGGCGGTTGCTACGCGGCGCCTGGTCGCTCGTGCTCGGGTTGGGCGTGACCCTGCGCAACCTCTTCCGGCGGCCCGTGACCGAGACCTATCCGCATCGAAGGCCGGAGATGACCGCCGCCTTCCGCGGCGCCATCGCGCTCGTGCGCTTTCCCGAGGCGGACTCCCACGACTGCGTGGCGTGCATGC containing:
- the nuoH gene encoding NADH-quinone oxidoreductase subunit NuoH; its protein translation is MSLDGPWPHRALITVLTGAALMAYVAFNGMLLVWLERKVSARFQRRLGPTEVGWAGLLQSVADVVKLLAKQLITPRHVDAPLYHLAPVVVFVPVLAGISLFPFDQRLQLHDFNIGLVLLFALAGLGFLGIFMAGWGSNNKYALLGAMRAVAQNIAYEIPLILSTLPVVLLARSISLRQIVEAQHQLWFVLLQPVGFAIYFIAAVAETNRAPFDIPEAESELVAGFHTEYSGMRFALFFLAEYTNMTIVCMIAATLFLGGYVGPAWLPLPGWVWFFAKVYLLLLVMMWLRWTFPRLRFDQLMSFAWGVLIPLAIVNLLATAVVIKVWR